A genome region from Carassius gibelio isolate Cgi1373 ecotype wild population from Czech Republic chromosome A23, carGib1.2-hapl.c, whole genome shotgun sequence includes the following:
- the kcnab2b gene encoding voltage-gated potassium channel subunit beta-1-like isoform X8, with amino-acid sequence MYPEPNTDSPARLSTRQTGSPYTARCGSPKRQLQFYRNLGKSGLRVSCLGLGTWVTFGGQITEEIAEQLMTLAYENGINLFDTAEVYAAGKAETVLGSIIKKKGWRRSSLVITTKIYWGGKAETERGLSRKHIIEGLRASLERLQLEYVDVVFANRPDPNTPMEETVRAMTHVINQGMAMYWGTSRWSSMEIMEAYSVARQFNLIPPVCEQAEYHMFQREKVEVQLPELFHKIGVGAMTWSPLACGIISGKYDSGVPPFSRASLKGYQWLKDKILSEEGRRQQAKLKELQAIAERLGCTLPQLAIAWCLRNEGVSCVLLGASSTEQLMENIGAIQVLPKLSSSIIHEVDSILGNKPYSKKDYRS; translated from the exons gaacCTTGGGAAATCTGGCTTACGGGTATCATGTCTAGGGCTGG GCACATGGGTGACGTTTGGTGGTCAAATAACAGAAGAG ATAGCTGAGCAGCTGATGACGCTGGCGTACGAGAACGGTATCAATCTGTTTGACACAGCCGAGGTGTATGCGGCAGGGAA GGCTGAAACGGTTCTCGGGAGTATCATCAAGAAGAAAGGGTGGAG ACGTTCCAGTTTGGTCATCACCACCAAGATATACTGGGGTGGAAA AGCAGAAACAGAGAGGGGCTTGTCTAGGAAACACATCATAGAGG GTCTAAGGGCGTCACTGGAGAGACTTCAGTTAGAGTATGTGGACGTGGTGTTTGCTAACAGACCTGACCCCAACACACCAATGGAAG AGACGGTCCGAGCGATGACCCACGTGATTAACCAGGGAATGGCCATGTATTGGGGCACGTCCCGCTGGAGCTCCATGGAGATCATG GAGGCGTACTCCGTGGCACGGCAGTTTAACCTGATCCCACCGGTCTGTGAACAGGCCGAATATCACATGTTTCAGAGAGAGAAGGTGGAAGTACAGTTGCCTGAACTCTTCCATAAGatcg GTGTGGGCGCCATGACGTGGTCTCCGCTGGCCTGTGGGATCATCTCAGGAAAGTATGACAGCGGTGTGCCTCCTTTTTCCAGAGCATCTCTAAAG GGCTACCAGTGGTTGAAGGACAAGATCCTGAGTGAGGAAGGCCGCCGTCAGCAGGCGAAGCTGAAAGAGTTGCAGGCCATTGCGGAGCGGCTGGGCTGCACGCTGCCCCAGCTGGCCATCG CTTGGTGTCTGAGGAATGAGGGGGTGAGCTGTGTGCTGCTGGGGGCCTCCAGCACAGAACAGCTGATGGAGAACATAGGAGCCATTCAG GTTCTTCCAAAATTATCATCATCAATTATACATGAAGTGGACAGTATTCTAGGCAACAAGCCATACAGTAAAAAGGACTACCGGTCTTAA